A stretch of the Actinotalea sp. JY-7876 genome encodes the following:
- a CDS encoding DivIVA domain-containing protein: MALLTADDVLNKKFQATKFREGYDQDEVDDFLDEVVNTLRAVSAENEELKAKLAAAERRVAELSRNNGGGTSSPFAQPQDRPEPAPAPAPAPAPEPEPEPEPAPAPVVAAPVAQERVTAQAPTASQRLSEPESATGMLQLAQKLHDDYVRSGQEEGDRIVADAKSQATRIVREAEETSARTLSQLEQERSLLERKIDELRVFERDYRTRLKSYLENLLGDLDARGTSVAPRGGNEQGLQFNG; encoded by the coding sequence ATGGCTCTGCTCACGGCAGATGACGTCCTGAACAAGAAGTTCCAGGCGACCAAGTTCCGGGAGGGCTACGACCAGGACGAGGTCGACGACTTCCTGGACGAGGTCGTGAACACCCTGCGCGCGGTCTCTGCCGAGAACGAGGAGCTCAAGGCGAAGCTCGCCGCGGCCGAGCGCCGCGTCGCCGAGCTGAGCCGGAACAACGGTGGCGGCACCTCGTCGCCGTTCGCGCAGCCGCAGGACCGTCCGGAGCCCGCGCCCGCACCGGCGCCGGCGCCCGCCCCCGAGCCGGAGCCCGAGCCGGAGCCGGCCCCCGCGCCGGTCGTGGCGGCGCCCGTCGCCCAGGAGCGCGTCACCGCCCAGGCCCCGACCGCGTCGCAGCGGCTCTCCGAGCCCGAGTCCGCGACCGGCATGCTGCAGCTCGCGCAGAAGCTGCACGACGACTACGTGCGCTCCGGCCAGGAGGAGGGCGACCGGATCGTCGCCGACGCCAAGTCGCAGGCCACGCGCATCGTGCGGGAGGCCGAGGAGACGTCGGCGCGCACGCTGTCGCAGCTCGAGCAGGAGCGCAGCCTCCTCGAGCGCAAGATCGACGAGCTCCGGGTGTTCGAGCGGGACTACCGCACGCGCCTCAAGAGCTACCTCGAGAACCTGCTGGGCGACCTCGACGCGCGAGGCACGTCCGTCGCGCCGCGCGGCGGGAACGAGCAGGGTCTGCAGTTCAACGGCTGA
- a CDS encoding YggT family protein: protein MLGIVWDVLYLVVLVYLILLFARLVLDWVQIFARDWRPRGAMLVVAEVVYTATDPPLRAVRRVVPPLTIGQIRLDLAFTIVVIVCWILLRVLASL from the coding sequence GTGCTCGGCATCGTCTGGGACGTCCTGTACCTGGTCGTTCTCGTCTACCTGATCCTGCTGTTCGCGCGCCTGGTGCTCGACTGGGTCCAGATCTTCGCGCGCGACTGGCGCCCCCGCGGCGCGATGCTCGTCGTGGCGGAGGTGGTCTACACGGCCACCGACCCGCCGCTGCGCGCGGTGCGGCGGGTCGTCCCGCCTCTGACCATCGGACAGATCCGTCTCGACCTGGCCTTCACGATCGTCGTGATCGTGTGCTGGATCCTGCTCCGCGTCCTCGCATCGTTGTAA
- the pgeF gene encoding peptidoglycan editing factor PgeF codes for MTGGVTAAAADWLEVELGRGVRGGFTGADANLSGVVGDGVLAAEHRRALAGRLGAPLALVRQVHGAGVRDADPRLGALDHAELPEGDALVTNRSDVAVGVLVADCVPVLLADPGRRVVAAVHAGRRGLVAGVLEAAVDRMVALGARVGDVRAVIGPAVCGRCYEVPEDMREDVARAVRGTASTTSWGTPALDLPAGVRGRLLDAGVGRVGDVAACTVEDARWFSHRASSASGHPTSARPAGRFGAVVRLLPDPPADAAAHRAGTPS; via the coding sequence GTGACCGGTGGTGTGACGGCGGCCGCCGCGGACTGGCTCGAGGTCGAACTCGGCCGGGGTGTCCGCGGCGGCTTCACGGGCGCGGACGCCAACCTCAGCGGGGTCGTGGGCGACGGTGTCCTCGCCGCGGAGCACCGGCGGGCGCTCGCCGGACGTCTCGGGGCGCCGCTGGCGCTCGTCCGCCAGGTCCACGGCGCGGGCGTGCGCGACGCGGACCCCCGCCTGGGCGCGCTCGACCACGCCGAGCTGCCCGAGGGGGACGCGCTCGTCACGAACCGGTCCGACGTCGCCGTCGGCGTCCTCGTCGCGGACTGCGTCCCGGTCCTGCTGGCCGATCCGGGGCGGCGGGTGGTGGCCGCGGTGCACGCGGGCCGCCGCGGCCTGGTCGCGGGCGTCCTGGAGGCCGCCGTCGACCGCATGGTCGCGCTGGGCGCCCGGGTGGGCGACGTGCGCGCCGTCATCGGGCCGGCGGTGTGCGGCCGGTGCTACGAGGTGCCCGAGGACATGCGCGAGGACGTCGCGCGGGCGGTGCGCGGCACGGCGTCGACGACGTCCTGGGGGACGCCCGCGCTCGACCTGCCCGCCGGCGTCCGCGGCCGGCTGCTGGACGCCGGTGTGGGGCGGGTCGGGGACGTCGCCGCCTGCACGGTCGAGGACGCGCGCTGGTTCTCCCACCGTGCGTCGAGCGCGTCGGGCCACCCGACGTCGGCGCGTCCCGCGGGCCGGTTCGGGGCGGTCGTGCGGCTCCTGCCCGACCCGCCCGCCGACGCCGCGGCCCACCGGGCGGGCACGCCCTCGTGA
- the ftsZ gene encoding cell division protein FtsZ: MAAPQNYLAVIKVVGIGGGGVNAVNRMIEVGLKGVEFIAINTDAQALLMSDADVKLDVGRELTRGLGAGADPEVGKKAAEDHAEEIEDVLRGADMVFVTAGEGGGTGTGGAPVVARIARSLGALTIGVVTRPFTFEGRRRSVQAETGIDALRAEVDTLIVIPNDRLLSISDRSVSVLDAFHSADQVLLSGVQGITDLITTPGLINLDFADVKSVMQGAGSALMGIGSARGDDRAVQAAELAISSPLLEASIDGAHGVLLSIQGGSDLGLFEINEAARLVQEAAHPEANIIFGAVIDDALGDEVRVTVIAAGFDSGSPTVRRDSRALGQVSSAPRAPSLPVAEPRPATTDLPAAAAEPWRAFGNGPSSDGPERPDQRGQHAQPVYQPVGHNGARLNEAGDRAGEAAPSFLADDRDPAPAVDVPPVLDERPVRRGGNDDLDLPDFLKNP, from the coding sequence GTGGCAGCTCCGCAGAACTACCTGGCGGTCATCAAGGTGGTGGGCATCGGGGGCGGTGGCGTCAACGCCGTCAACCGGATGATCGAGGTCGGCCTCAAGGGCGTCGAGTTCATCGCGATCAACACGGACGCGCAGGCGCTCCTGATGTCCGACGCGGACGTCAAGCTCGACGTCGGCCGGGAGCTCACGCGCGGCCTCGGCGCCGGCGCGGACCCCGAGGTCGGCAAGAAGGCCGCCGAGGACCACGCGGAGGAGATCGAGGACGTCCTGCGCGGGGCGGACATGGTCTTCGTCACCGCGGGCGAGGGCGGCGGCACGGGCACGGGCGGTGCACCCGTCGTGGCGCGCATCGCGCGCTCGCTCGGCGCGCTGACCATCGGCGTCGTGACCCGCCCCTTCACGTTCGAGGGCCGGCGCCGCTCGGTGCAGGCCGAGACGGGCATCGACGCGCTGCGCGCCGAGGTCGACACGCTCATCGTGATCCCGAACGACCGTCTGCTGTCGATCTCCGACCGCTCGGTCTCCGTGCTCGACGCGTTCCACTCGGCCGACCAGGTGCTGCTGTCGGGCGTCCAGGGCATCACGGACCTCATCACGACGCCCGGCCTGATCAACCTCGACTTCGCCGACGTCAAGAGCGTCATGCAGGGGGCCGGCTCGGCGCTCATGGGCATCGGCTCGGCCCGAGGGGACGACCGCGCGGTGCAGGCCGCCGAGCTCGCGATCTCCTCGCCGCTGCTCGAGGCGAGCATCGACGGGGCGCACGGCGTGCTGCTCTCCATCCAGGGTGGCTCGGACCTCGGCCTGTTCGAGATCAACGAGGCCGCGCGCCTGGTGCAGGAGGCGGCGCACCCGGAGGCGAACATCATCTTCGGCGCCGTCATCGACGACGCCCTCGGCGACGAGGTCCGGGTGACGGTGATCGCGGCCGGCTTCGACAGCGGCAGCCCCACGGTGCGCCGCGACAGCCGCGCGCTCGGCCAGGTGAGCAGCGCGCCGCGCGCGCCGAGCCTGCCGGTGGCGGAGCCGCGCCCGGCGACGACGGACCTCCCGGCTGCCGCGGCCGAGCCGTGGCGGGCCTTCGGCAACGGGCCGTCGTCGGACGGACCGGAGCGCCCGGACCAGCGCGGGCAGCACGCGCAGCCGGTGTACCAGCCCGTCGGGCACAACGGCGCGCGGCTCAACGAGGCCGGGGACCGTGCGGGCGAGGCCGCGCCGTCGTTCCTCGCCGACGACCGCGACCCCGCGCCCGCGGTGGACGTGCCCCCGGTGCTCGACGAGCGGCCGGTCCGGCGCGGCGGCAACGACGACCTCGACCTGCCGGACTTCCTGAAGAACCCGTGA
- a CDS encoding TraR/DksA family transcriptional regulator has product MAIDDTVGPTVGNPPPHDMPNLASLVSTFPVRDGEEPWTLAEVEQIAQELTIEMARLRVELTTADAELSSLLRNSGDGAGDDQADSGSSALEREQELTLVLNTRDLLEQNAHALARVGEPGFGTCESCGQAVGKARLQAFPRATLCVTCKARQERR; this is encoded by the coding sequence ATGGCCATCGACGACACGGTCGGCCCCACCGTCGGGAACCCGCCGCCGCACGACATGCCGAACCTGGCGAGCCTGGTTTCGACCTTCCCGGTGCGGGACGGCGAGGAGCCCTGGACGCTGGCGGAGGTCGAGCAGATCGCGCAGGAGCTGACGATCGAGATGGCGCGGCTGCGGGTCGAGCTCACGACCGCCGATGCCGAGCTCTCGTCCCTGCTGCGCAACTCCGGCGACGGGGCGGGGGACGACCAGGCCGACTCCGGCTCGAGCGCGCTCGAGCGCGAGCAGGAGCTCACGCTCGTCCTGAACACGCGCGACCTGCTCGAGCAGAACGCCCACGCGCTCGCGCGGGTGGGCGAGCCTGGCTTCGGGACCTGCGAGTCCTGCGGTCAGGCGGTCGGCAAGGCGCGGCTCCAGGCCTTCCCGCGCGCGACGCTCTGCGTGACCTGCAAGGCCCGCCAGGAGCGTCGCTGA
- a CDS encoding cell division protein SepF → MAGALRKTMLYLGLAEDDGRRDADDYVDEYDHEYAPTHEYEAEVTPLHPTRQHETYDHAPAPELRRITTVHPRSYNDARVIGEAFRSGTPVIMNLSEMTDADAKRLVDFSAGLIFGLHGAIERVTSKVFLLSPEHVEVTGEEQAGSGEQRAGFYNQS, encoded by the coding sequence GTGGCCGGAGCGCTGCGCAAGACGATGCTGTACCTGGGCCTGGCCGAGGACGACGGCCGCCGGGACGCCGACGACTACGTCGACGAGTACGACCACGAGTACGCCCCGACGCACGAGTACGAGGCCGAGGTGACCCCGTTGCACCCGACGCGTCAGCACGAGACGTACGACCACGCGCCCGCGCCCGAGCTGCGCCGCATCACCACGGTGCACCCGCGCTCCTACAACGACGCGCGCGTCATCGGCGAGGCCTTCCGGTCGGGCACGCCGGTGATCATGAACCTCTCGGAGATGACGGACGCCGACGCGAAGCGGCTCGTCGACTTCTCCGCGGGGCTGATCTTCGGCCTTCACGGCGCGATCGAGCGCGTCACGAGCAAGGTGTTCCTGCTCTCCCCGGAGCACGTCGAGGTCACGGGCGAGGAGCAGGCCGGCAGCGGCGAGCAGCGCGCCGGCTTCTACAACCAGAGCTGA
- a CDS encoding cell division protein FtsQ/DivIB — MRPPTTPRRVAPLTPQAAGRPAPPRPPRAAAPPAQVEVDPPAHVEVDPPAQIEVDVEATPPTRDAGASVVPGAWRPVRPAVVSDAAGRLAERAAVRRHVARRRIALVAGSVAVLAGLAWLLLVSPVLALDLGQVRVEGQGTVVDASAVAAVVEPHDGTPLPRLDTVALRREILDVPGVRAAEVTREWPHGLLVTVVSREPVVAVPQAEGGVALLDVEGVQVGRSDAAPDGLPVVQVPLDDPGARALTAVLTVLQQLPPELAAEIATVEADSQDTVRFTLRDGAAVAWGSADRTALKARVLQTLRTAEPSRSASHFDVSAPELPITRS; from the coding sequence GTGAGGCCGCCGACGACGCCGCGCCGCGTCGCCCCGCTCACGCCGCAGGCCGCGGGGCGTCCCGCCCCGCCCCGGCCGCCGCGCGCGGCGGCCCCGCCCGCCCAGGTGGAGGTGGACCCGCCCGCCCACGTGGAGGTGGACCCGCCCGCCCAGATCGAGGTGGACGTCGAGGCGACGCCGCCCACGCGCGACGCCGGGGCGTCCGTCGTGCCAGGCGCCTGGCGCCCGGTCCGGCCGGCCGTCGTGTCGGACGCCGCGGGCCGGCTGGCCGAGCGCGCGGCGGTGCGCCGCCACGTGGCACGCCGGCGCATCGCCCTGGTGGCCGGCTCCGTCGCGGTGCTGGCGGGCCTCGCGTGGCTCCTGCTCGTCTCGCCGGTCCTCGCGCTCGACCTCGGGCAGGTCCGGGTCGAGGGGCAGGGCACCGTCGTCGACGCGTCGGCGGTCGCCGCGGTCGTCGAGCCGCATGACGGGACGCCCCTGCCGCGCCTGGACACGGTGGCGCTGCGCCGGGAGATCCTGGACGTGCCCGGTGTGCGGGCGGCGGAGGTGACCCGGGAGTGGCCCCACGGGCTCCTCGTCACCGTCGTGTCGCGCGAGCCGGTGGTCGCCGTCCCGCAGGCCGAGGGCGGCGTCGCCCTGCTCGACGTCGAGGGGGTCCAGGTGGGCCGCTCCGACGCCGCGCCCGACGGGCTGCCGGTGGTCCAGGTCCCGCTGGACGACCCGGGTGCGCGCGCGCTCACGGCAGTGCTCACGGTGCTGCAGCAGCTGCCGCCCGAGCTGGCCGCCGAGATCGCCACGGTCGAGGCCGACAGCCAGGACACGGTGCGGTTCACCCTGCGCGACGGCGCGGCGGTCGCGTGGGGGAGCGCCGACCGCACGGCGCTCAAGGCCCGCGTGCTGCAGACCCTGCGCACGGCCGAGCCGAGCCGCTCGGCCAGCCACTTCGACGTCTCGGCGCCCGAGCTGCCCATCACGCGGTCCTGA
- the murC gene encoding UDP-N-acetylmuramate--L-alanine ligase translates to MSAVAGLLAARGLAVSGSDAREGPVTAALRAAGVHVDIGHDAAHVDGAGTVVVSTAIRPTNPELAAARDHGVPVLHRSEALAALMADRRAVAVAGAHGKTTTSAMVAVALDHAGLAPSWAIGGTVLAADGASDAPRAAGSVPDVGGGHAGTGDVIVVEADESDGSFLAYAPQIAVVTNIEPDHLDHYGTREAFEAAFRRFAARVLPGGWLVACADDPGSAALAAHARDQGVGVRTYGTAPGADVRVGPWTPEPARSGGSTWVDDGSGPVALRLRVPGAHMGLDAAAAWTAARLLGVDAARAAEGLARFVGTGRRFEDRGSAAGVRVVDDYAHHPTEVAALLRAARPVAGDGRVLVVFQPHLYSRTAAFASEFAQALDLADVVVVTDVYAAREDPDPTITGGTVVERMTGDATFVPDRLEAARVLAARARPGDLVLTVGAGDVTELGPVVLAHLAGRDDAS, encoded by the coding sequence ATGTCCGCCGTCGCCGGGCTGCTCGCGGCGCGCGGGCTGGCGGTCTCGGGGTCCGACGCGCGCGAGGGACCGGTGACGGCCGCGCTGCGCGCGGCGGGCGTCCACGTGGACATCGGCCACGACGCCGCGCACGTCGACGGCGCGGGCACCGTGGTGGTCTCCACCGCGATCCGCCCCACGAACCCCGAGCTCGCAGCGGCGCGCGACCACGGCGTGCCGGTGCTGCACCGCTCCGAGGCGCTCGCGGCGCTCATGGCCGACCGCCGCGCGGTGGCGGTCGCGGGCGCGCACGGCAAGACCACGACGTCGGCCATGGTGGCCGTCGCCCTGGACCACGCCGGGCTCGCGCCGTCCTGGGCGATCGGCGGCACGGTCCTCGCGGCCGACGGCGCGTCGGACGCCCCCCGGGCGGCGGGCTCGGTCCCCGACGTCGGCGGCGGTCACGCCGGCACGGGCGACGTCATCGTGGTCGAGGCCGACGAGTCCGACGGCTCGTTCCTCGCGTACGCGCCGCAGATCGCCGTCGTGACCAACATCGAGCCGGACCACCTCGACCACTACGGCACCCGGGAGGCGTTCGAGGCTGCGTTCCGCCGGTTCGCCGCACGCGTGCTGCCGGGCGGGTGGCTCGTCGCCTGTGCGGACGACCCCGGCTCCGCAGCCCTCGCCGCGCACGCCCGGGACCAGGGCGTGGGCGTGCGCACCTACGGCACGGCGCCGGGGGCCGACGTGCGCGTGGGCCCGTGGACGCCGGAGCCCGCGCGCTCGGGCGGTTCCACCTGGGTGGACGACGGCTCGGGGCCCGTGGCGCTCCGGCTCCGGGTCCCGGGCGCGCACATGGGCCTGGACGCCGCGGCGGCGTGGACCGCGGCCCGGCTCCTCGGCGTCGACGCCGCGCGCGCGGCCGAAGGGCTCGCCCGCTTCGTCGGCACGGGCCGGCGCTTCGAGGACCGGGGGAGCGCGGCGGGCGTGCGGGTCGTGGACGACTACGCGCACCACCCGACCGAGGTCGCGGCGCTGCTGCGGGCCGCGCGGCCGGTCGCCGGTGACGGGCGCGTGCTCGTCGTGTTCCAGCCCCACCTGTACTCGCGCACGGCCGCATTCGCGTCCGAGTTCGCCCAGGCCCTCGACCTGGCCGACGTCGTCGTGGTGACCGACGTCTACGCGGCGCGTGAGGACCCCGACCCCACGATCACCGGGGGCACCGTGGTCGAGCGCATGACCGGCGACGCGACCTTCGTCCCGGACCGGCTCGAGGCCGCCCGGGTGCTCGCGGCGCGTGCGCGACCCGGCGACCTCGTCCTGACCGTCGGCGCCGGCGACGTCACCGAGCTCGGGCCGGTCGTCCTCGCGCACCTCGCCGGCCGCGACGACGCGTCGTGA